GGTGATTTTAGTGCCAGGCATTAAAGTTAAAGATAATGAATCTTTTGACGAAGCATATAGAAGATTTAAAAAACAATGTGACAGAAACCTAATCGTTACTGAAACTAGAGCTAGAAGATATTTTGAACCAATGACTGAAATCAGAAAAAAGCAAAAAATTTCTGCTAGAAAGAAAATGTTAAAAAAACTGTATATGTTAAGAAGAT
The sequence above is drawn from the Arcobacter lacus genome and encodes:
- the rpsU gene encoding 30S ribosomal protein S21, with product MPGIKVKDNESFDEAYRRFKKQCDRNLIVTETRARRYFEPMTEIRKKQKISARKKMLKKLYMLRRYESRL